The stretch of DNA GCATTCACCAGCTGGGAAGAGCTGTTCAAATGGAGCGAAAACGAAGATGAGCGCGTCGTCGCCCTCTCGCACGAAGAACTCCGTCGCCAAGTCCTCGACAAACAGACTGCCTACGACGGCTTCGTCATCGACCCGTACGGCGTCAACCTCATCACACCGCGCCAAGAGATCCTCAGCTCCCTGCCGCTCGTCGCACCGCAGACGACCCGTTCCGCAGGGCGCGAAGCCATCATCAGCATACCGCGCATCTATTCTCAACGCCTCCTCAATGCCATCACCGTCCAGCTCAAGCACTTCTACAACGTCAGATGTGCCTACTTCCTCCTCATGGCAACAGAAGACGGCGAAAAAAACTACCTCGTCGTCATCGACTTCGTCGGCGACAACCGCAGACTGTTCTACCATGTGATGAACGCCGCTGAGCCGTTCCTCAAAAAGAACGAACACCTCACCATTGTCAGCACCGACTCCGCGCTCGGTCGTATGTCAATACGCGGCCAAAAACCATTCTATACAAGAAGCCGCTTCTCCGATATCCGTGCATGGCTCGCCCATCACTACCACCGCTTCGAAGCATGGTACCAAGCGCGCCAAGCCAAAAAAACTGCTCGCAAGACAGGCGACCACGCCGACCGCGACTGACGATACACGTAATATCATTTTGCACAAATACATAAAATATGATACAATGACCACAGAGAATGATAATGACTATCAACTCTGTGGTCTTTGCATATATGCATATCATAGGCAAATAATATATGATACGACAAGCACGCTAAGACCGCTCACCATACAGCGCAGCCCGCGCCCGAAAGAAGGAATATTATGACTGATCGCAATACCACGCTCCGTATCGGCAAGATGGCATGTGCCGCCTGCTCCGCACGCATCGAAAAACGCCTCGCGAAACTACAAGGCATCAAAGAAGCCACCGTCAACCTCACCACCGAAGAAGCGCACATCACCTACGACGATGCACTCCTCACCGAAGAGAAGATCATCACAACGATCAAAAAACTCGGCTTCACCGCAGAAAAGAAGACCGCCCCGCCCGCCGAGCTTACCCTCGCCATCGGCAACATGGCGTGTGCCGCCTGCTCTGCACGCATCGAAAAACGCCTCGCGAAAATGCAAGGCATCAAAGAAGCCACCGTCAACCTCACCACCGAGCGCGCTCACATCATCTATGATACCACGCTGACCTCCTCATCCGTCATCATCGCCGCGATCGAAAAGCTCGGCTTCACCGCATGCCTTGCAAACGATGCGCCCGCAAATGATACGAAAGAAAAAACAAGCACCGACGCGAAAAAACATCTTCTCTTCGCCGCCCTCTTCTCGCTCCCCATGCTCCTCAACATGATAGCAGAATTTTTCGTAGGGCACGGTAATGTCCCCATCCTCTCTAACCCCTACCTCCACCTCGCACTCGCCACCCCCGTCCAATTCATCAGCGGTGCCTACTTCTACCGCGATGCCTACAATGCCCTCAAAGGAGGCGGTGCCAACATGAGCGTCCTCGTCGCACTCGGCACCACGAGCGCGTATTTCTTCAGCCTCTACCAGCTCATGATCGGAAACCACAGCGTCTACTTCGAAACGTGCGGTATCCTCATCACGCTCATCCTCTTCGGCAAATATCTCGAATCGCGCGCCAAAGGCAAAACAAACGACGCCATTCGCGCACTCCTCTCCCTTCGTCCCGACACCGCCTGCGTCCTCCGCGCAGGCACCGAGCATACCATACCGCTCGCAGAACTGTGCGTAGGCGATACTGTCATCGTCCGCCCCGGCGAACGCATCCCCACCGACGGCATCATCACCGACGGCACAAGCACCGTCGATGAATCGATGCTCACAGGCGAATCCATTCCCAT from Selenomonadales bacterium encodes:
- a CDS encoding enhanced serine sensitivity protein SseB, with product MAVLNTIPGNDQLLEQMKIVKEDPSYAQREVYLSTLKKARFLVPIKWIHTQNTRRRTLATIYKATGEKYLLAFTSWEELFKWSENEDERVVALSHEELRRQVLDKQTAYDGFVIDPYGVNLITPRQEILSSLPLVAPQTTRSAGREAIISIPRIYSQRLLNAITVQLKHFYNVRCAYFLLMATEDGEKNYLVVIDFVGDNRRLFYHVMNAAEPFLKKNEHLTIVSTDSALGRMSIRGQKPFYTRSRFSDIRAWLAHHYHRFEAWYQARQAKKTARKTGDHADRD